From a region of the Fischerella sp. JS2 genome:
- the eno gene encoding phosphopyruvate hydratase, whose protein sequence is MIDTAIEAIVAREILDSRGRPTVEAEVHLVNGAVGVAQVPSGASTGTFEAHELRDGDKSRYGGKGVLKAVQNVKDIIAPKLLHMDALNQELLDRTMITLDGSPNKSHLGANAILAVSLAAAKAGAESLDIPLYRYLGGPLANLLPVPLMNVINGGAHAANNVDFQEFMIVPIGAFSFREALRWGAEVFSTLSQVLDEKGLLTGVGDEGGFAPNLESNQVALELLVAAIEKAGYKPGKQVALALDVAASEFYKDGQYVYDRKPHSPSEFIDYLGQLVDQYPIVSIEDGLHEEDWQNWQLLTQKLGDRVQLVGDDLFVTNATRLQKGIDFKAGNAILIKLNQIGSLTETLETIDLGTRNGFRSLISHRSGETEDTTIADLAVATRAGQIKTGSLCRSERVAKYNRLLRIEDELGDRAVYAGVVGMGPK, encoded by the coding sequence ATGATTGATACTGCCATTGAAGCAATTGTGGCTCGCGAAATTCTTGACTCGCGGGGTAGACCAACAGTAGAAGCAGAAGTACATTTGGTTAATGGTGCTGTGGGAGTGGCGCAGGTTCCGAGTGGTGCGTCAACAGGCACTTTTGAAGCCCACGAACTACGGGATGGAGACAAAAGCCGTTATGGGGGTAAAGGAGTACTCAAGGCAGTGCAAAATGTTAAGGATATAATTGCCCCAAAATTACTACACATGGATGCCCTGAATCAGGAACTCCTTGACCGCACGATGATCACTCTTGATGGTTCTCCTAACAAATCTCATTTGGGTGCTAATGCGATTTTGGCAGTTTCCCTAGCAGCAGCCAAAGCAGGAGCTGAGTCTTTAGATATTCCCTTGTATCGTTATTTGGGTGGGCCTTTGGCGAATTTGTTGCCTGTGCCATTAATGAATGTAATTAATGGTGGCGCCCATGCGGCGAACAATGTGGATTTTCAAGAGTTTATGATTGTTCCAATTGGGGCGTTTTCTTTCCGAGAAGCGTTGCGATGGGGTGCGGAGGTGTTCTCCACCCTCAGCCAGGTTTTAGATGAGAAGGGTTTACTCACTGGTGTGGGGGATGAAGGTGGTTTTGCACCTAATTTGGAGTCCAATCAAGTGGCTTTAGAGTTGCTGGTTGCTGCGATTGAAAAAGCTGGCTACAAGCCAGGAAAACAAGTGGCTTTGGCGTTGGATGTGGCTGCTAGTGAGTTTTACAAAGATGGACAGTATGTCTATGATAGAAAGCCCCACTCACCATCTGAGTTTATTGACTATCTTGGACAACTAGTTGACCAATATCCAATTGTCTCAATTGAAGACGGCTTACACGAGGAAGACTGGCAAAATTGGCAGTTACTCACCCAGAAGTTGGGCGATCGCGTCCAGTTGGTGGGAGATGATTTATTTGTCACGAATGCTACTCGCTTGCAAAAAGGCATTGATTTCAAAGCTGGTAACGCAATTCTGATTAAACTCAATCAAATTGGTTCGCTAACGGAAACTTTGGAAACAATCGACTTGGGGACTCGTAATGGCTTCCGGTCGTTGATTAGCCATCGATCTGGTGAAACCGAAGACACAACTATTGCTGATCTCGCTGTCGCGACTCGTGCTGGTCAAATCAAAACTGGTTCTCTGTGTCGCAGCGAACGGGTGGCAAAATACAACCGCCTGCTGCGAATTGAAGATGAATTAGGCGATCGCGCGGTATACGCAGGTGTAGTGGGTATGGGGCCAAAGTAG
- a CDS encoding ABC transporter ATP-binding protein produces the protein MVSAPPLVEVIDLLFRYPGRSEPTIKGVNLNLYPSEIVLIAGATGSGKSTLLNCLAGIAPNHTGGELKGKIFYQGTELNEWSVRQRSQYFCTVLQNVETQIFTEKVWEEFVFGLENWNVHPEKIPLLADAALREFGLEAQRNWLIKQLSAGQKQRLLIACLLTIGQPVMLLDEPLAYIDAKGVEMLLQLLRTRADQGQSIIIIEHRLDLVKKICDRSYYFQDGKLQEWKLDTHLPISPSPLPYGKPMSARQMTPRALCREKSPPQWLLYAGKGVHRTASSTPHHLTTPLPHLPIFLQTHQLSWGGYPTFPDLAVAAGEIVLLKGENGCGKTILLKLISGLLKPDTGKLEILGRDMIKRSVVQIAKYIGFVLQNPNHQLFADSVSAEILQPGVAPEVANSLLSQLNLSELAHKHPQSLSQGQKRRLALGAVLARQPKICLLDEIMVGQDPHSLSLMLNVLINFTQQGNALILTSHVPLPAGDFQVKVLVVSTDAMFLASVQ, from the coding sequence ATGGTATCTGCTCCACCTCTCGTTGAAGTCATAGACCTTTTATTCAGGTATCCAGGCAGATCCGAACCCACGATTAAAGGTGTTAATCTTAACCTGTATCCTAGTGAAATTGTCTTGATTGCTGGGGCAACCGGCAGTGGTAAAAGTACTTTGTTAAATTGCCTGGCAGGAATTGCGCCGAATCATACAGGGGGAGAGTTAAAAGGAAAAATTTTTTATCAGGGAACAGAATTAAACGAGTGGTCAGTCAGACAGCGATCGCAATATTTTTGCACAGTACTACAAAATGTTGAGACACAAATCTTTACAGAAAAAGTCTGGGAAGAATTTGTCTTCGGTTTAGAAAACTGGAACGTTCATCCAGAAAAAATCCCACTTCTGGCAGATGCGGCACTAAGAGAATTTGGTCTAGAAGCACAAAGAAATTGGTTAATTAAACAACTCTCAGCAGGACAGAAGCAACGCCTGCTTATCGCGTGTTTATTGACAATTGGACAACCAGTGATGCTGTTAGATGAACCTCTAGCTTATATCGACGCCAAAGGTGTGGAGATGTTACTGCAACTACTAAGGACTAGAGCAGACCAAGGTCAGTCGATAATCATAATTGAGCATCGGTTAGATTTAGTCAAAAAGATATGCGATCGCTCTTATTACTTCCAAGATGGCAAGCTACAAGAGTGGAAATTAGACACACACCTCCCTATCTCCCCATCACCTCTACCCTACGGGAAGCCTATGAGCGCACGGCAGATGACGCCACGTGCTTTATGTCGGGAGAAGAGTCCACCGCAGTGGCTCCTTTATGCCGGGAAAGGAGTCCACCGCACTGCCTCGTCTACACCCCATCACCTCACCACCCCACTACCCCATCTCCCCATTTTTCTTCAGACTCACCAACTCAGTTGGGGCGGGTATCCCACTTTTCCCGATTTGGCAGTTGCAGCAGGAGAAATAGTATTGCTCAAAGGAGAAAATGGTTGCGGTAAGACAATACTACTCAAGCTAATTAGCGGATTACTCAAACCAGACACAGGCAAACTAGAAATTCTGGGTAGAGATATGATCAAACGTAGCGTTGTTCAGATTGCCAAATATATTGGTTTTGTGCTTCAAAACCCTAATCACCAGCTATTTGCTGACAGTGTAAGTGCAGAAATTCTCCAACCAGGAGTAGCACCAGAGGTTGCTAACTCTCTACTATCACAATTAAATTTAAGCGAATTAGCACACAAACATCCCCAGTCCCTTTCTCAAGGACAAAAAAGGCGTTTAGCACTAGGTGCTGTTTTAGCAAGACAACCGAAAATCTGCCTCCTAGATGAAATTATGGTTGGACAAGATCCACATTCCTTATCCTTAATGCTGAATGTTCTCATAAACTTTACCCAGCAGGGAAATGCCCTAATACTCACCTCTCACGTTCCCTTACCAGCAGGAGATTTTCAAGTAAAAGTGTTAGTAGTTAGTACAGACGCGATGTTCCTCGCGTCTGTACAATAG
- a CDS encoding AbrB family transcriptional regulator, whose protein sequence is MTETATAPLTGKALLAKVKELSNLPRRERAKQCGYYTVTKNNQVRVNLTDFYDALLSARGIPLSPEAPKDGRGREPTYRVSVHQNGQIVIGATYTKAMGLKPGDEFEIKLGYKHIHLIQVDSDKKELQSDIDIDEEEDEIEEEE, encoded by the coding sequence ATGACTGAAACTGCAACTGCACCATTAACCGGAAAAGCACTGCTTGCGAAAGTCAAAGAACTTTCTAATTTACCACGTCGAGAAAGAGCAAAACAGTGTGGCTATTATACTGTTACAAAAAATAATCAGGTGCGTGTGAATCTCACCGATTTTTATGATGCTTTACTATCCGCTAGGGGAATTCCCTTAAGCCCAGAAGCACCAAAAGATGGTCGTGGTCGTGAACCGACTTACCGGGTTAGTGTTCATCAAAACGGTCAAATAGTCATCGGTGCGACATACACTAAAGCAATGGGCTTAAAGCCTGGTGATGAATTTGAAATTAAGCTGGGATACAAGCACATTCACCTCATTCAAGTTGATAGTGACAAAAAAGAACTCCAGTCAGATATAGACATTGATGAAGAGGAAGATGAGATTGAAGAAGAAGAGTAA
- the ribBA gene encoding bifunctional 3,4-dihydroxy-2-butanone-4-phosphate synthase/GTP cyclohydrolase II: MSQIKTTSTQAFEFDAIDAALADLKAGRVIVVVDDENRENEGDLVCAAQFATPDTINFMAVEARGLICLAMTGDRLDELDLPLMVSNITDPNQTAFTVSIDAGPHLGVTTGISAEDRARTIQVAINPSTTASDLRRPGHIFPIRAREGGVLKRAGHTEAAVDLSRLAGLYPAGVICEIQNPDGSMARLPQLIQYAKHHKLKIISIADLISYRLQHDRIVIRETVADLPTQFGLFQIYAYRHTLDNTEHVAIVKGDPCQFDDHPVMVRMHSECLTGDALGSLRCDCRMQLQAALKMIENAGQGVVVYLRQEGRGIGLINKLKAYSLQDMGLDTVEANERLGFPADLRDYGMGAQILMDLGVHKIRLITNNPRKIAGLKGYSLEVVDRVPLLIEANDYNSYYLTTKAKKLGHMLLQTYLVTMAIHWEDDPQAVTERYERLEKLRHLAKTHDLLLQEEARPLAIALFDKPSLTVHLGFDQPRLATHDWYKQKNHPYVQAIGQILDYLVNLPYVQKLEFLISPGVDPLSNLQVQLDRQTFSADILPSSICCDHLETQKIYSFS; this comes from the coding sequence GTGTCTCAGATCAAGACAACTTCAACCCAAGCCTTTGAATTTGATGCGATTGACGCCGCTTTGGCAGATTTGAAAGCAGGCCGCGTCATTGTGGTAGTAGATGACGAAAACCGAGAAAATGAAGGTGATTTAGTTTGTGCCGCCCAATTCGCGACTCCAGACACAATCAATTTTATGGCGGTAGAAGCGCGGGGGTTGATTTGTCTGGCGATGACGGGCGATCGCCTTGATGAATTAGACTTACCTTTGATGGTAAGTAATATTACAGATCCAAATCAGACTGCTTTCACTGTCAGTATCGATGCTGGACCTCATTTAGGAGTAACAACTGGTATATCAGCAGAAGACCGCGCCCGGACAATTCAAGTTGCCATTAATCCAAGTACCACAGCTTCTGATTTGCGTCGTCCCGGTCATATTTTCCCGATTCGTGCTAGGGAAGGTGGTGTACTAAAACGGGCAGGACATACAGAAGCAGCAGTCGATTTATCTAGACTTGCTGGTTTATATCCGGCTGGGGTAATTTGTGAGATTCAAAATCCTGATGGCTCAATGGCACGGTTGCCTCAGTTAATCCAATATGCTAAACATCATAAGCTAAAAATTATTAGTATTGCGGATTTAATCAGCTACCGCCTCCAACACGATCGCATTGTAATTCGGGAAACGGTTGCCGATTTACCCACTCAGTTTGGTCTTTTCCAAATCTACGCTTATCGCCACACATTAGACAACACCGAACACGTTGCCATTGTCAAGGGAGATCCCTGCCAATTTGATGACCACCCGGTGATGGTGCGGATGCATTCTGAATGTTTAACAGGGGATGCATTGGGTTCTCTGCGTTGTGACTGTCGGATGCAACTACAAGCAGCCTTGAAAATGATTGAAAATGCAGGTCAAGGTGTTGTAGTATACCTACGGCAAGAAGGACGGGGAATTGGACTAATTAATAAATTAAAAGCCTACTCGTTGCAGGACATGGGGCTAGATACTGTTGAAGCTAACGAACGTTTAGGATTTCCCGCCGATTTGCGTGACTATGGTATGGGCGCACAAATTCTAATGGATTTGGGTGTACATAAAATACGTTTGATTACTAATAATCCCCGGAAAATTGCGGGGTTAAAAGGTTATAGCTTGGAAGTAGTTGATCGTGTGCCATTATTAATTGAGGCTAATGACTACAACTCCTATTACTTAACCACAAAAGCGAAAAAGCTGGGTCACATGTTGTTGCAGACATATTTAGTCACAATGGCTATCCACTGGGAAGATGACCCGCAAGCAGTTACTGAACGCTACGAACGCTTGGAAAAACTCCGGCATTTAGCAAAAACTCATGATTTATTGTTACAAGAAGAAGCACGTCCTTTAGCGATCGCCCTATTTGACAAGCCATCTTTAACAGTACATTTGGGATTTGACCAACCGCGACTAGCAACCCATGACTGGTACAAACAAAAAAATCATCCTTATGTGCAAGCGATCGGACAAATTCTTGATTATCTTGTGAATTTACCTTATGTACAAAAGTTGGAATTTTTGATTTCTCCTGGTGTTGATCCCCTGAGTAATCTACAAGTGCAATTAGATCGCCAGACTTTCTCGGCAGATATTTTACCTTCATCAATTTGTTGTGACCATTTGGAGACACAGAAAATATACAGTTTTAGTTAG
- a CDS encoding energy-coupling factor transporter transmembrane component T: MQQHTFLTQINPLLKIITSITILSIALILHNIWAITVLVVPLLLLVLISVQINLKILGYVSISLLLFMVVSTWLRDFNTSVFSTLRLVAIILPTPLLASTTSPSDLIRALQATRLPSFLTLSLMLIWRFLPIIQQETQRILEANQLRGVDLKFQPQQWFSGLFLPLMFRIVAYADDVTVGLETRGYDPQALRSNSKPLRWQLQDTIFTVSVTVMLAIVVYTELFV, from the coding sequence ATGCAGCAGCATACTTTCCTAACTCAAATTAATCCCCTACTCAAAATTATTACTAGTATTACTATCCTGAGCATTGCCCTTATTTTGCATAATATCTGGGCAATTACTGTATTAGTGGTACCATTACTCCTACTAGTACTGATTTCGGTGCAAATCAACCTGAAAATTCTGGGGTATGTGAGCATCAGCCTGCTGTTGTTCATGGTTGTTTCCACATGGTTAAGAGACTTCAACACATCTGTTTTTAGTACCCTGCGCCTCGTCGCCATTATATTACCAACACCACTGCTAGCCAGTACAACTTCACCATCTGACTTGATTAGAGCGCTACAAGCTACACGTTTACCCAGCTTTTTAACACTCAGCTTGATGCTGATTTGGAGATTTCTACCAATAATCCAGCAAGAAACTCAGCGTATTCTAGAAGCAAATCAGTTGCGGGGAGTAGATTTGAAATTTCAACCCCAGCAATGGTTTTCTGGTTTATTTCTACCCCTGATGTTTCGGATAGTTGCCTACGCAGACGATGTTACAGTAGGTTTGGAAACTAGAGGTTACGATCCACAAGCTCTGCGCAGTAACAGCAAACCTTTAAGATGGCAATTGCAAGACACCATCTTTACTGTCAGTGTAACTGTGATGCTAGCTATTGTGGTATATACTGAATTATTTGTATAA
- a CDS encoding peptidoglycan recognition family protein: protein MSFSVWIKRLLIISLMLISLTIVLVLGRAKLQQNSSISSNSDVDPAAWSPAKVQLQAAQEQQEEVQDLSKSLTNTSPTPKVESKKKQADKLQSSPKPSVNTVSGDKFASTNNQADKLQNIPQYSFKVTKAFKQYTPSYEIALANPSNYGERFITDVNGVPVNNQAIIVLHETANSASSAINTFQTVHSDQDKQVSYHSLITLDGTIIYIVPPDKRAFGAGNSVFDGPNGPETVQTNPGLEPSVNNFAYHVSLETPPEGRNKEPYHIGYTDAQYYSLAWLIAQSSVPDERITTHRAVDRSGTRIDPRSFDFDKFFKLLHSFRQQIS, encoded by the coding sequence ATGAGTTTTAGCGTCTGGATCAAAAGATTGCTAATAATTTCTTTGATGCTTATTTCTTTAACTATTGTTCTTGTACTTGGGAGAGCGAAGTTACAGCAAAATAGCAGTATCTCATCAAATTCAGATGTAGATCCTGCTGCTTGGAGTCCAGCCAAAGTCCAACTACAAGCAGCACAAGAGCAACAAGAGGAAGTGCAAGATTTGTCCAAATCATTAACAAATACTAGTCCCACTCCCAAAGTTGAGTCCAAGAAAAAACAAGCAGATAAACTGCAAAGTTCTCCTAAACCATCAGTGAATACGGTTTCTGGTGACAAATTTGCATCAACAAATAACCAAGCAGACAAACTGCAAAATATTCCTCAATATTCATTCAAAGTAACTAAAGCTTTTAAACAATATACCCCTAGTTACGAAATTGCCTTAGCCAACCCAAGCAATTATGGAGAACGTTTTATTACAGATGTTAATGGTGTACCAGTTAACAATCAGGCAATTATAGTACTTCATGAAACTGCCAATTCAGCATCAAGTGCGATTAATACCTTTCAAACAGTCCATAGTGATCAAGATAAGCAAGTAAGTTACCATAGCTTAATTACTTTAGATGGAACAATTATTTATATAGTCCCACCCGATAAACGCGCTTTTGGTGCTGGTAACTCAGTTTTTGATGGGCCAAATGGACCAGAAACTGTACAAACTAATCCTGGTTTAGAACCATCTGTGAATAATTTTGCTTACCACGTCTCTTTAGAAACCCCACCAGAGGGTCGCAACAAAGAACCATATCACATTGGTTATACTGATGCCCAATACTATTCTCTTGCTTGGTTAATTGCTCAGAGTAGCGTTCCAGATGAGCGCATTACTACCCATCGAGCTGTGGATCGTTCGGGTACAAGAATTGATCCCCGCAGTTTTGATTTTGATAAGTTTTTTAAGTTACTTCACTCTTTTCGTCAGCAGATTTCGTAA
- a CDS encoding 4Fe-4S single cluster domain-containing protein encodes MTQNKTDSYMALMQIPAGYLNIMGYVDESEVNGPGCRAVIWVQGCLRECPGCFNTESWSFEINQLVSVDSLAEKILSNPRNQGVTFSGGEPFWQAAALANLARTVKAAGLNVMSFSGFTLEQLQSEYAPAGSQELLDQLDILIDGPYVQSLALNSPDSPVSSSNQRVHVFNPALKDNISWASDQIEIHIFKDGSRLITGYRGRLELGD; translated from the coding sequence ATGACTCAAAATAAAACCGACTCATACATGGCACTGATGCAGATTCCCGCCGGATATCTCAATATTATGGGCTATGTGGATGAATCTGAAGTGAATGGCCCTGGATGTCGTGCTGTAATTTGGGTACAAGGGTGCTTGCGGGAATGTCCAGGTTGTTTTAATACAGAATCTTGGTCTTTTGAAATCAATCAACTTGTGTCTGTAGATAGTCTGGCGGAAAAAATTCTCAGTAATCCTCGCAATCAAGGTGTAACTTTTTCTGGTGGTGAACCTTTCTGGCAAGCGGCCGCACTAGCAAATCTGGCTCGCACAGTGAAAGCGGCTGGATTGAACGTGATGTCATTTAGTGGTTTTACTTTGGAACAATTACAATCTGAATATGCTCCTGCTGGCTCTCAAGAACTATTAGACCAGTTAGATATTCTCATTGATGGCCCCTACGTTCAATCACTAGCGTTAAACTCACCTGACTCTCCTGTTTCATCTAGCAACCAACGGGTTCACGTCTTTAACCCAGCTTTGAAAGATAACATTTCTTGGGCAAGCGATCAGATCGAAATTCATATTTTTAAAGATGGTAGCCGACTTATAACTGGCTATCGAGGAAGGTTGGAACTGGGAGATTAG
- a CDS encoding class I SAM-dependent methyltransferase, protein MTSFPRWYFNEYKMAGVGFEDTAQVAAFDRNQLSSTPAKEQALVQRLGISSGHSVIDLGAGTGTFAIQAALNGALVDAVDVSQSMLAYAHSKAQQVGVTNIKFHQAGFLTYQHNENLADFVITKAALHILPDFWKMVALMRMAAMLKLGGIFYLRDAIFSFPASKYQTSISHWIEHSAKPEGEGWTVKDFEMHVREEYSTFAWIIEGMLTRAGFEIKEVSYPTSTVAEYLCIKNS, encoded by the coding sequence ATGACCTCTTTCCCTAGATGGTACTTCAACGAATATAAAATGGCTGGTGTTGGCTTTGAAGATACTGCTCAAGTAGCAGCTTTTGACCGTAACCAACTATCCAGTACTCCAGCAAAAGAACAGGCTTTGGTTCAACGATTAGGAATTTCTTCAGGACATAGTGTTATTGATCTGGGAGCAGGTACAGGAACCTTTGCAATTCAGGCGGCGCTCAATGGGGCTTTGGTAGATGCTGTTGATGTTTCGCAAAGTATGCTGGCTTATGCTCACTCAAAAGCTCAACAAGTAGGAGTTACTAATATCAAATTTCATCAGGCTGGTTTTTTAACTTATCAACATAATGAAAATTTGGCTGATTTTGTGATTACTAAAGCTGCCCTACACATTCTGCCAGATTTCTGGAAAATGGTGGCTTTGATGCGAATGGCTGCGATGCTGAAACTTGGCGGGATTTTTTACCTGCGTGATGCGATCTTCTCATTCCCGGCTAGTAAGTATCAAACCTCGATTAGTCATTGGATTGAGCATTCAGCTAAGCCAGAAGGTGAGGGTTGGACAGTCAAAGACTTTGAAATGCATGTGCGAGAGGAATACAGCACCTTTGCATGGATAATTGAGGGTATGCTGACGCGAGCCGGATTTGAAATTAAAGAAGTTAGTTATCCTACGTCTACTGTTGCTGAGTATCTATGTATTAAGAACAGTTAG
- the argC gene encoding N-acetyl-gamma-glutamyl-phosphate reductase, with protein sequence MGNLRRVPVGIVGASGYGGVQLVRLLMDHPEVELVYLGGDSTAGKPFADIYPHLAHTVNLSIEAVDAEIIAHRCEIVFLSVPNGLACQMAPKLLEKGCKVLDLSADYRFSNLATYTAWYGKQRQDTATAAMAVYGLPELYRDRIAEAQLVGCPGCYPTASLLALSPLLKQGLIIPETAIIDAKSGTSGGGREAKINMLLAEADNSLAAYGVARHRHTPEIEQICSELAGHELTIQFTPHLIPMVRGILSTVYASLRDPGLVRDDLITIYRAFYRNSAWVKICDPGIYPQTKWACGSNLCYIGIEVDPRTGRAIVMSAIDNLIKGQAGQAIQCMNIMMSWDETLGLPKLGFYP encoded by the coding sequence ATGGGCAATTTGAGACGCGTACCCGTTGGGATTGTAGGCGCGTCAGGTTATGGTGGAGTTCAGCTGGTGCGTCTACTGATGGATCATCCAGAAGTAGAGCTTGTTTATTTAGGTGGTGATAGCACTGCTGGCAAGCCGTTTGCGGATATATATCCACATCTGGCTCATACAGTCAATTTATCGATAGAAGCGGTAGATGCAGAAATTATTGCTCACCGTTGTGAAATAGTTTTTCTATCTGTGCCGAATGGTCTGGCTTGCCAAATGGCTCCAAAATTGCTAGAGAAAGGATGTAAGGTACTTGATTTGAGTGCTGATTATCGGTTTAGTAACTTGGCAACTTATACTGCTTGGTACGGTAAACAACGACAAGATACTGCTACTGCGGCAATGGCAGTGTATGGACTACCAGAACTCTATCGCGATCGCATTGCGGAAGCCCAGTTAGTAGGCTGTCCCGGTTGCTATCCTACCGCCAGCCTCCTCGCACTATCTCCACTCCTCAAACAAGGATTAATCATCCCCGAAACAGCCATTATTGATGCTAAATCTGGCACATCGGGTGGTGGACGGGAAGCCAAAATCAATATGTTATTAGCCGAAGCAGATAACTCCCTGGCAGCCTATGGTGTCGCCCGTCACCGCCATACACCGGAAATTGAGCAGATTTGCAGTGAACTTGCCGGTCACGAACTCACCATCCAATTTACTCCACATTTGATCCCAATGGTACGCGGCATCCTATCTACAGTGTATGCATCCTTACGCGATCCTGGCTTGGTCAGAGATGACTTAATTACCATTTACAGAGCCTTTTACCGTAACTCTGCTTGGGTAAAAATTTGCGACCCTGGCATTTACCCTCAAACCAAATGGGCTTGTGGAAGTAATCTTTGTTACATAGGTATAGAAGTTGACCCACGTACAGGTAGAGCGATCGTGATGTCAGCAATTGACAACCTCATCAAAGGGCAGGCAGGTCAAGCAATTCAGTGTATGAATATTATGATGAGTTGGGATGAAACCTTGGGATTACCAAAGTTGGGATTTTATCCATAA
- a CDS encoding type II CAAX endopeptidase family protein produces the protein MFFYSILILSWKSSLYNLQSFWENAPSLIVVMAFFIAWGGCWFPIAALSVVFLNWQPNKSLKSEQKIPLLLSLYLLVPLIFWIITWLTKTPLSDYGFVTNISILGSVTLGFSLGLFSLAVVFTCQLWLGWCKLTYINIKQLPSILLPTLLIALFVGGIEELVFRGFLFTELEQDYSVWIAATISSLIFAVLHLIWEQQQTIPQLPGLWLMGIVLVLARFVDRGNLGLAWGLHSGWIWAIACIDTAQLIDYTEQISDWVTGKNKKPLAGVAGIVCLLLTAVTLWFGYQLNFV, from the coding sequence GTGTTTTTTTATTCCATTTTGATACTCTCATGGAAGTCATCACTCTACAATTTGCAATCATTTTGGGAAAATGCACCAAGTTTGATTGTGGTGATGGCTTTTTTTATTGCTTGGGGTGGATGTTGGTTCCCAATTGCAGCCTTGTCAGTTGTTTTTCTAAATTGGCAACCTAACAAATCTTTAAAATCAGAGCAAAAGATACCTTTATTATTGTCACTTTATTTATTGGTACCTTTAATTTTTTGGATAATCACTTGGCTGACTAAAACACCTTTATCAGATTACGGCTTTGTTACCAACATTTCTATCCTTGGTTCCGTCACCCTGGGTTTTAGTTTAGGTTTATTCAGCCTAGCTGTGGTTTTTACATGTCAGCTTTGGCTGGGTTGGTGCAAGTTAACATACATCAACATCAAGCAACTACCATCTATTTTGCTACCTACTTTGTTAATAGCTTTATTTGTGGGTGGGATTGAAGAATTAGTTTTTCGTGGATTTTTGTTTACAGAATTAGAGCAAGATTATTCAGTTTGGATAGCAGCAACTATATCTAGCTTGATATTTGCCGTGTTACACTTAATTTGGGAACAACAACAAACCATACCGCAGCTTCCTGGACTATGGCTAATGGGGATAGTATTGGTACTAGCACGGTTTGTTGATCGCGGTAATTTGGGCTTAGCTTGGGGATTGCATAGCGGCTGGATATGGGCGATCGCTTGTATAGATACAGCCCAACTCATCGATTACACCGAGCAAATCTCAGACTGGGTGACAGGTAAGAACAAAAAACCTCTAGCTGGAGTCGCAGGGATAGTATGTTTACTGCTAACTGCGGTAACACTTTGGTTTGGTTATCAACTTAATTTTGTCTAA